The DNA sequence TGCAATAAAAAAAGTCCCAAATAATATCTGCATTTTCTTTTGAATTGGGCAATCCAGTTATGGAATTTTCAGTTATAGGATGTAGAATTTTCATAATTTGTTTACATTTCAATAGAAAAGTCTCCAGTAGTTATATCTGCGTTCCATTTTGAACTGTATAATACTGTTTGTATCATGCTGAAGTTGAGTTTTTTGGTTGCTGCAGATACTTGCAGGGTAATTACTTAAGTGGGTTAATTCCAAGTGAATTGGGAAAGCTGTCAGCCCTCAAATTTTTGTGAGTTGTTTTTAACATGCTGATCAATGTTCAATAAAAAAAcgtttttcaatttattttttacttcaTTCACCTATTTTCTATGTGGTTTAAGAATAATTTGAACAAGTTAGATTtgtagatatgcttactacgttTGTGGCTACGCAATTTATTTTCAATCAGGATATGCATTCATTGTTGAACGTTTAAGTAATTATCTCATCATCACCAAATGTAAAAATGCCACTGTAGTTTGTAGATACCATACGACTAACGTATTTATGCCTAAAATAATCTACGCATAAAATTTCGAGTTTCATATTATACCTTGTAGTTAGTGAAGTAGGATTTAAAGATACTGTTTGACACTTCTGACGCTTATTCGTTCCCAGTTCAGCATTATGTCATATTGCTTtcagttgaagctttgttgttgttgtcgagGATATCTCTGTTATGATTTTATCACTATTCTATGATTTTATATTACAGAGATATTTCAAGTAACTCTCTCAGTGGAAATATTCCTGTGTCACTAGGGAAGTTGGATAAGCTTGTTGCGCTGTGAGTTACCTAATTCCTTCTCTGTCTTGTTAAAACTTGAATATTGGTGTTTTATTGAacataaaatcatgtaatttatTGCTTAATGGAATCTTGACTTCCTGTAGCAATGTGTCAAACAATTTTCTGGTTGGACCAATACCATGTGATGGAATGCTTACCAACTTACCTGAAAGCTCGTAAGTACTAATCATCTGGTAAagtgttgtgtttttttttgttatttggggggggggggggggcaacTGCTACtttatttcaaactcttttatGTTTTGTCTTCCAGTAAGATGATATATTTTGTAAGGTATGCGTGAAATGTGGGAAGGGATTATTCTCATGTCATTGCCTCTCTACATTCTAGTTGGTGGGACTTAGCTTAAGATCTCTATTGTGCCCTAGTTACTAACTGACCTGTTATACCCATATTAAACTATGACAATGTAGTCCCCAATGATTTTCATACCCTTTAGAGCCATTGACACCTTTCCTTGCAGCTTTGATGGAAATCGTGGTTTGTGTGGGAAACAAATCAATCTGGTATGCAAAGATGTCCCTGGGGAATCACCAAATTCCCAATCTCCAAGCTCAGGTAAACCTCCTTGGATGTGAAATAGATGGGTGCAATGTTTGTGATTATCTAGAGACTCTTTAGAACGTGAAAGCCTTCAAATTATTTTGGTTTCACTATGACTTCTCAAGTTGGTGAAGTCCTTGgagaattttaaaatttcccTCTGGAGAATCTCAAGTGCTGACAACATTATGGTACTCATACTTAGTATTGAAACTTTTGTAGAGCAAAATCaaggtggaaagaagaaatACTCTGGTAGGCTACTTATCAGTGCATCAGCAACTGTGGGTGCACTTCTTTTGGTGGCTCTCATGTGTTTCTGGGGTTGCTTTCTTTATAAAAAGTTCGGTAAACATGACAGTAAAGGTCTTGCAATGGATGTTACTGGAGGTACTGGTTACTTTCTGGGTTATATTTGATTTACGTCCacaaatcttgagttcttagTTTTTGAGATCTGACCAACAGTCTTGTTGCTCCAGGTGCATCAATTGTAATGTTTCATGGAGATTTGCCATATTCTTCTAAAGACATAATTAAGAAATTAGAGACTTTGAATGATGAACACATAATTGGTGTTGGTGGCTTTGGAACAGTGTACAAGCTTGCAATGGATGACGGCAAAGTATTTGCATTAAAAAGAATTGTAAAGATGAATGAGGGGTTTGATCGTTTTTTCGAGAGGGAGCTAGAAATTCTTGGAAGTATAAAACACCGGTACCTAGTGAATTTGAGGGGCTATTGCAATTCTCCCACATCAAAGTTGCTAATCTATGATTTCTTATCTGGTGGAAGCCTTGATGAAGCACTTCACGGTTAGATGCTCTTCTCttgtgtttattttcattgCTTTAACATGTTACATGTGCATCTGGTTTAGATGAATGATAAAGTTATTTTCTATACATGAAGTTAGAGGGGTAATGAGTGTAGGACCCGGAAAGAGAAGGTTACAGAgagtaaattaaaaaagaaaccgTATAAGGAAACTTACTGTCTGCAAGAAATTCAATACTTAAAACTGTCCAACAAAAGGACAGTGGTGCCTTTGAGTTTATACGAATCCAAATAAAAATACTTGAATAAATTTAACCATAAATGTGTCAAATAACCTAAACTCACCATGCGATGTTGCACATAAGTGTTTAGATGCACATCATGATCTCCATCAGAGGAACATGTGGCATTGATCAGGCTCAGTATTTGGTATACATATGTACGTTTCTTGATAAaagtttttaaaatattttactaCACATTATACGTATTTGTTACATGGAAATAAACCATTGGAACAATAATATTTCATAAACCATTGAACAGAAAGATCTGAGCAGCTTGATTGGGATGCACGATTGAATATTATTTTGGGAGCAGCAAAAGGCCTGGCTTACTTGCATCATGATTGCTCACCTAGGATCATACATCGAGACATAAAGTCCAGTAACATTTTACTTGATGGAAGTCTTGAGGCACGCGTATCAGACTTTGGACTTGCCAAACTGTTGGAGGACGAAGAATCTCACATTACAACAATTGTTGCGGGAACATTTGGTTATCTGGCTCCCGGTAAGAAAATGTTATtgtagtttctgttttgttatgCTGAGCTCTCAACTCTCTGAGCGTGGATATTATTCTATAAATTATGGGAATGATTCTGCACACCCCTGTTTAGTTCTTTCCATTGATTCCCCTTTGAAATAAGCAGGGGTGTGTAGGGGGACAAAAAAGGTGTGGAAATCACTTCCTATTATAATGACTAGATCCATGGTAGATGGAAataaattattatgattttcaCCTATAGCAGATTTTCACGCTCTTCCATAACAGTTTCTTTGCATAATTAAATTTGGAGTAGTAAGTGATACAGAAGTGTACTAAACTAAACAACCAAACGGAGCAGCATAGCAGGCTAAAATAGCCTGAACAGTGGCAGAATAACAAACAATACAATAGAACCCCCAAGTAAAAACTAAACATGATTGAATGCATTTGCATGCACTTACAACTGCTCCAGTTATAGGTGTCTGGTAATGTACATGCTTACAAATCAGCTTCCTGATGAAATGTGTTTTTGTTACACAAGGGGAGGAAAACTTTGTGTAGTCAATGTGCAGGCAGTTATTTCTGAAGTAGTACGATACAGtttttgttatatttatatacaaCCTGAGTGATATGACCTCATTGGCAGAGTATATGCAAAGTGGCAGAGCAACTGAAAAGACTGATGTTTATAGTTTTGGGGTCCTGGTGCTTGAAGTATTAAGTGGAAAACGACCCACAGATGCATCATTTATTGAGAAGGGCCTCAACATTGTTGGCTGGGTATGTCTCTCTACGTGCGGTTTTTGTCAAAAATAATATTGCTTTTTGAAGTGTAAATCATGTTCTCTAAAGTTGACTGCAGAATGGCCATGTTTGTTTTAGCgtttataaaatttagttgGGAATAGTGGAAGCATAGTGAATTGTGAACTGCATATCCATGTCAACTGTTGGAAATCAATTGCACGTGGTGAATATAATAGGtgaaaaaatgataaagaaaatattttggttttgattgattgttccAGTCAAGTAAATATTATGTAAAGTTCcttaatgatatcatttttggAATGGGTATCGTTTCTTCAAGTTAGTTCTTCTAATTTATCTGCAATTCCCTCTGCAGTTAAATTTTCTGGTCACAGAAAATAGGCAAAGAGAAATTGTTGATCCACAGTGTGAGGGGGTGCAAGCTGAAAGCCTTGACGCCCTGCTCTCTGTCGCCATTCAATGCGTTTCTTCAACTTCAGAAGATCGACCCTCTATGCACAGGGTGGTCCAGCTGCTTGAATCTGAGGTCATGACACCATGCCCTAGTGACTTCTACGATTCCAGCTCTGAGTAAAAAGGCTTTGTGCAGATGGCAAGTCTGAATTTGAGTTTACATCGCTGTTGTATCAGATATGTAATGCAAACAGTGGAAGGGAATCAGAATCTGGAAAGGTACATTAGCCAATTCATTCGTTCATTCTTTCTTCAGGAAGACTACATTTAGAAGCTGGCATGCACATCTGTTGTCCACATTGCCTTTGTTCAGACATCGTATTCATCATCAACGAGATTCTGGATGCAATTTGCTCCTTGTGTTCTCATTTTGTGCAGTTGCGTTCAAACTCTTGTAATTCCTCTTGCCCGTTCACCAAAATTAAGTGTATATGATATTTATACAAACAGATCACTCTGCAAGTGATTCTTGTTGATgtcatttttgtaaaatatgaTTACATGACAATAAACAGTAGGATGTGGGAGCACCTGCGCCCGCTGTTTTTCTTTCGTTTGTAATATTATGTTCCCCCTTTCATAATTTTATTTCTTAATCTGCCTTGATCTTGATTTAAATGTTTTGCCCTAATACGATTTGCAATGCCTATTCTGTTTGCGCTGGATTGCCAATCGACGGGTCAATTTCGTGTTTGCTGTAAATAAATATTCTAGGGATGGGGTTCCGACAAACATGGAATGCTTCCCACTGCCTATACCGCAGGAGAGATTTCTCATGCGTCCAATTATAGTTTGAGTAGCGTAACCGGCCAATCAATTCTTGTCACGTATCTATAGGAAACGTTGAAAAACTATTAACATGCAAAAATGTGCATCAAACGTTtataaaccaaaataatataTCGAATAGAGATGTATTTGAGTAAgaagggtgggcttagcctcacaataggctagcactAATATGGTTTGGTTTAAATTCATCTctggcgagaatcgaatctaagacctttgaagaggaataccactagaccgtagtattaagtgatagaccttatgaatttaaacctgtTTAATGACagccaaaaggaaaaaagaacaCACAactaaatgaaaaagaaaaaaaagaacaatggaaAAAACCTTAATGTGTtggcagtcatatttagaataggaatgtgattctGTAAATCCTAATGTATATAGAGATATCTtttatattccctttagtagtctttcctattagagttgtaatcctaaaagggtaagaattttacctatcctactactataaataaaggcacaatgaggatgatacaacacacacctcacaattaaatctctctagTCTCTCTCTCACTACCGCCGGCCTCCCTCTCTCTATTTCCTTAGAATAGCTCagttaaataggcctacaacacattATTAGCACGCTCTTGCCAGAAGCTAAGAAACTAACGGATCGTAGGAGGCTatcttctacaaaattcaaaggctcTTATTTGCTTTCTgccaat is a window from the Malus domestica chromosome 16, GDT2T_hap1 genome containing:
- the LOC114822899 gene encoding LRR receptor-like serine/threonine-protein kinase FEI 2 translates to MGIFVVKWRGLWLLYVLLLYITRNEIRAISPDGEALLSFRTAVVSSDGILLRWRPEDPDPCNWKGVKCDDKTKRVIYLSLAGHKLSGYIPPDLGKLDQLTILALHNNNFYGTIPSDLGNCTQLERIYLQGNYLSGLIPSELGKLSALKFLDISSNSLSGNIPVSLGKLDKLVALNVSNNFLVGPIPCDGMLTNLPESSFDGNRGLCGKQINLVCKDVPGESPNSQSPSSEQNQGGKKKYSGRLLISASATVGALLLVALMCFWGCFLYKKFGKHDSKGLAMDVTGGASIVMFHGDLPYSSKDIIKKLETLNDEHIIGVGGFGTVYKLAMDDGKVFALKRIVKMNEGFDRFFERELEILGSIKHRYLVNLRGYCNSPTSKLLIYDFLSGGSLDEALHERSEQLDWDARLNIILGAAKGLAYLHHDCSPRIIHRDIKSSNILLDGSLEARVSDFGLAKLLEDEESHITTIVAGTFGYLAPEYMQSGRATEKTDVYSFGVLVLEVLSGKRPTDASFIEKGLNIVGWLNFLVTENRQREIVDPQCEGVQAESLDALLSVAIQCVSSTSEDRPSMHRVVQLLESEVMTPCPSDFYDSSSE